From the genome of Carassius gibelio isolate Cgi1373 ecotype wild population from Czech Republic chromosome A16, carGib1.2-hapl.c, whole genome shotgun sequence, one region includes:
- the LOC128030603 gene encoding nuclear pore complex protein Nup153-like — MAARAESTPISLPELREGRSLLGDSSNSEVQIAETAADQNDVITQPELSSEQVNAKEARGAESPGNEEQISESVLSSSVLNSSQLGDSPFYPGKTTYGGAAAMRSARSRPATPYQPPVRRQIKAKPAGAQPCGVTSATARRILQSLERMSSPLADAKRIPSTVSSPLSASLNHTDLDVSNFQAKRKRLEPSVPPVQKLVVPAAAAVSGNRSVSFRPSLTPGGVNRGVEKNNRETPVRQSPQISDHGQAPSPSTSSLSYPLSSTPAVSSAGSIGGKMKRDRAIRPSSKKPEDEFVEEPDLPPASLPSSFTLPTLNFSSPTPTSSLPSKPFATASEEPAANKEPAAPSTPPSVPFTFSSPIVKATAASPPTFSPSSGFTFSAPTMKTGPSYSNGKIVPTVAPVKSVASEEKEFEGPFKPAKVLKQGSVLDILKGPGFASPAQNAVDKPLPSISTSSAALSGFGDKFRPPAGSWSCGTCLLQNKSSDKTCVACLAPQPNTDSASKSDSKPTEAPASISSLFAPPAGSWDCDTCLVRNKPDVVKCVACDTSKPGTGVKSRLTLPALSDASSTLSATSSATTTATTTASSATGLLGFGDKFKKPGGSWDCDVCMVQNKAQDVKCVACQSSKPGAVAASVSTPVSAPASTAAPLIGFGDKFKNPEGSWECEVCCVQNKAEDQQCVACQSAKPGAKIESKGFSSSFGVQSNSTESGSSAFKFGTSSTDSTSAGLKFGGTFSDTTSTTSGFKFGFGSSNSTSKSEGFKFGGLSSDAASGGVTLGCASSESTAKTESLSKGFTFGGSVDDSLEKKTKSQDSSTGFKFGGDGGITFSSQASGSENSAFLFGAKPSEKGSSDSSFSFSVPPSKAEKDAPASSETVSTTATTTAANVIPIFGKSLVAESSALRFGEPSTKSQTLVTSTFTFGKTEEKKDTSAPSGAFLFGASKEADKPAPTLGFSFGESDPPKDFPKPTLTFGKPADSAEAPKPSFSFGQSMTETSAPKPPFGLMANSSSTPASSSSIPSLFGTPTTSSLTPTPAPSSTFVFGQNTSTDHTVAKTFMFGQQPQDSQPAPPAAPSAAPAPVQPFQFGSGTNSSSTAFTFGAVASSTPASSAPAPPANPSPFVFSSTTPSSGFGSGQTPIFGQSASQPSAPAFGSAAPSFSATASPASAFGAKPNSASVFGQQANPAPTFGSAASSTAQGGFQFGSTGGFGAQGSSNSVFAFGAGSAAPATPAASPAMPTLNPPSGGGFSFGQTPSFNIGSGKSFNATPSGQTSVAGRKIKTAVRRRK; from the exons ATGGCT GCCAGAGCAGAATCCACGCCGATTAGTTTGCCTGAACTACGTGAGGGAAGATCCCTGTTGGGTGATTCCAGCAACAGCGAAGTGCAGATAGCTGAGACAGCGGCCGATCAAAATGACGTAATCACGCAGCCAGAGTTGAGTTCGGAGCAGGTGAATGCGAAAGAGGCGCGTGGGGCCGAATCACCGGGGAATGAGGAACAAATATCTGAG TCAGTGTTGAGCAGTTCAGTGCTAAACTCCAGTCAGTTGGGGGATTCACCCTTCTACCCAGGGAAGACCACGTATGGAGGAGCTGCTGCGATGAGATCGGCTCGTTCGCGTCCAGCTACTCCTTACCAG CCTCCCGTTAGGAGACAGATAAAGGCAAAGCCAGCTGGAGCTCAACCCTGTGGAGTAACCAGTGCCACAGCGAGACGCATCCTACAGTCCCTGGAGCGCATGTCCAGTCCTCTTGCT GATGCAAAAAGAATTCCGTCTACAGTTTCATCACCTCTGTCAGCT TCACTGAATCACACAGACCTTGATGTTTCAAATTTTCAGGCAAAGAGGAAAAGG CTGGAGCCGTCAGTCCCTCCTGTGCAAAAGCTGGTGGTCCCTGCAGCTGCTGCAGTGTCTGGTAACCGTTCGGTATCCTTTAGACCATCACTGACCCCAGGTGGAGTGAACAGAGGAGTGGAGAAAAACAACAGGGAGACT CCGGTAAGACAATCACCTCAAATTTCAGATCATGGCCAGGCTCCCTCTCCCAG CACAAGCAGTTTGTCCTACCCCTTGTCCAGCACACCTGCAGTCAGTAGCGCTGGTTCAATAGGGGGCAAAATGAAGAGGGATAGGGCCATCAGACCTTCATCCAAAAAACCTGAAGATGAG TTTGTCGAGGAACCAGACCTGCCCCCTGCTTCTCTTCCCAGCAGTTTCACTTTGCCAACATTAAATTTCTCCTCTCCTACCCCCACCTCATCGCTCCCCTCAAAACCATTTGCGACTGCCTCTGAGGAACCGGCAGCAAATAAG GAGCCAGCTGCACCATCCACACCACCATCTGTCCCCTTCACGTTCTCTTCACCTATCGTCAAGGCAACAGCTGCCAGTCCTCCAACTTTCTCTCCATCA TCTGGATTCACCTTCAGTGCGCCTACTATGAAGACGGGCCCCTCTTACTCCAATGGGAAAATTGTTCCAACAGTAGCACCAG TCAAATCAGTGGCCAGTGAAGAAAAGGAGTTTGAAGGACCCTTCAAACCTGCAAAGGTTTTAAAACAGGGCAGTGTATTGGATATACTTAAGGGACCTG GATTTGCATCCCCTGCTCAGAATGCAGTTGATAAACCTCTGCCGTCTATATCAACATCCTCTGCTGCTCTTTCGGGTTTTGGGGACAAGTTCAGGCCACCTGCAGGGTCATGGAGCTGTGGTACTTGTCTACTGCAAAACAAGTCCTCAGACAAGACGTGTGTAGCTTGTCTTGCACCGCAACCCAACACAGACTCTGCCTCTAAATCAGACAGTAAACCCACAGAAGCTCCTGCGAGCATCAGCTCCCTCTTCGCTCCTCCAGCTGGTAGCTGGGACTGTGACACATGTTTGGTCAGGAACAAACCGGACGTAGTTAAATGTGTAGCTTGTGACACGTCCAAACCAGGGACTGGAGTGAAATCCAGACTGACTTTACCAGCTCTTTCTGACGCCTCGTCCACCCTCTCTGCCACCTCTTCTGCAACCACCACAGCAACAACAACTGCTTCTTCAGCAACTGGACTGTTAGGGTTTGGGGACAAATTTAAGAAGCCAGGGGGGTCTTGGGATTGTGATGTATGCATGGTTCAAAACAAGGCACAGGATGTGAAATGTGTAGCCTGTCAGAGCTCTAAACCTG GAGCTGTAGCCGCATCGGTCTCGACCCCAGTCTCTGCACCTGCAAGCACTGCTGCGCCTTTGATAGGATTCGGGGACAAGTTTAAGAATCCTGAGGGGAGCTGGGAGTGTGAGGTGTGCTGTGTTCAGAATAAGGCAGAGGACCAGCAGTGTGTGGCTTGCCAGTCAGCAAAACCAGGGGCTAAAATAGAGTCCAAAG GTTTTAGTTCATCATTTGGCGTTCAGTCCAACAGTACAGAATCAGGTTCATCTGCTTTTAAGTTTGGTACCAGCTCTACGGACTCAACCTCTGCTGGACTGAAGTTTGGAGGCACTTTCTCAGATACTACTTCCACCACAAGTGGATTTAAATTTGGATTTGGGTCCTCCAACTCAACCTCAAAATCAGAGGGCTTCAAATTTGGAGGCTTATCCTCGGATGCAGCTTCTGGTGGGGTCACACTTGGGTGTGCCTCATCAGAATCCACAGCAAAAACAGAGAGCTTGTCAAAGGGCTTTACATTTGGTGGATCCGTAGATGACTCGCTTGAAAAAAAGACTAAATCTCAGGATTCTAGTACAGGATTTAAATTTGGTGGTGATGGTGGAATCACTTTCAGCTCTCAAGCTTCTGGCTCCGAAAACTCAGCATTTTTGTTTGGAGCTAAACCCAGTGAGAAAGGAAGCTCAGATTCATCCTTTAGTTTTTCTGTGCCCCCATCCAAAGCTGAGAAAGATGCTCCTGCTTCCTCAGAAACAGTTTCGACCACTGCAACAACGACGGCAGCGAATGTCATTCCTATTTTTGGCAAGTCTTTAGTAGCTGAATCTTCTGCATTGAGATTTGGGGAACCATCAACGAAATCGCAAACTCTAGTGACGTCCACCTTCACCTTCGGAAAAACGGAAGAGAAAAAGGACACCTCCGCACCCTCCGGTGCATTCTTATTCGGTGCTTCCAAGGAAGCTGACAAACCGGCACCAACCTTGGGCTTCTCTTTTGGCGAGTCGGACCCTCCAAAAGATTTCCCCAAGCCTACACTTACATTTGGGAAACCTGCTGATTCAGCAGAAGCCCCAAAACCGTCATTTAGTTTTGGACAGAGCATGACAG AAACATCTGCTCCAAAGCCCCCTTTTGGCTTAATGGCCAACTCCTCAAGCACCCCAGCTTCCTCCAGCTCCATTCCCAGCCTTTTTGGCACTCCCACTACCTCTTCCCTGACTCCCACACCTGCGCCCTCGAGTACCTTTGTGTTTGGCCAGAATACCTCCACTGATCATACCGTGGCAAAGACTTTCATGTTTGGACAGCAGCCGCAGGACAGCCAGCCCGCACCTCCTGCAGCACCTTCTGCTGCACCTGCCCCAGTACAACCCTTCCAATTTGGCTCTGGTACAAACTCATCCTCCACTGCATTCACTTTTGGTGCCGTTGCGTCCTCCACCCCAGCCTCTTCCG CCCCAGCTCCACCTGCCAACCCTTCCCCATTTGTCTTCAGTTCTACCACACCTTCATCTGGCTTTGGTTCTGGACAGACCCCCATCTTCGGTCAAAGTGCGTCTCAACCCAGTGCTCCAGCATTTGGTTCAGCAGCACCTTCGTTCTCTGCCACTGCTTCGCCAGCTTCTGCCTTCGGAGCCAAGCCCAACTCTGCCTCTGTATTTGGTCAGCAAGCTAACCCTGCACCTACGTTTGGATCTGCTGCTTCCTCCACAGCCCAAG GAGGATTCCAGTTTGGAAGTACTGGTGGATTTGGAGCACAAGGGAGCAGCAATAGTGTGTTTGCATTTGGGGCTGGATCAGCAGCTCCAGCAACTCCTGCCGCCAGTCCTGCCATGCCCACTTTAAATCCTCCCTCTGGTGGGGGCTTCAGCTTTGGTCAGACCCCTTCTTTTAACATTGG GTCAGGAAAGAGTTTCAACGCAACACCATCTGGGCAGACTTCAGTCGCTGGACGTAAAATCAAAACTGCTGTTCGACGCAGGAAGTAA